A window of Ruania suaedae contains these coding sequences:
- the uxaC gene encoding glucuronate isomerase — MPTSTPALELHPDRLLPADTARREISRRLYESVRELPIISPHGHVPPSWISEDTPFRDPTSLLITPDHYITRMLHAHGVALRDLGVGRGPLEDSEARAAFRTLCSHWSAYRGTPVRYWLEEELAGIFGVTVRPSAETADTIYDQIAARLAEPGFRPRALMDAFGIEVLATTDDPCDSLDEHASLAADSTFAPRVVPTFRPDKYLDAALPTWRADVDRLGEVSGIDTGTYSGYLAALEDRRRYFISRGAVSADHGVIDAVTVILDAAEASRIFEAARAGTATEEETTALRRHMLTEMARMSCEDGLVMTIHPGVRRNHHTPTWQEYGPDVGCDIPIAMEYTDALRPLLEAYGTHPNLTLVLFTIDETVYSRELAPLAGFYPSVYVGVPWWFIDAPEAIRRFRSTVTETAGFSRTSGFIDDTRAFCSIPARHDMSRRLDAGYLSELVVEHRLAEDEAFEAIRDLVVTNPRKVFRIGGESR; from the coding sequence GTGCCGACCTCCACACCTGCTCTCGAACTGCACCCCGACCGCCTGCTGCCTGCCGACACCGCCCGGCGCGAGATCTCCCGCCGGCTCTACGAGTCGGTGCGCGAGCTGCCGATCATCTCCCCGCACGGCCACGTGCCGCCGAGCTGGATCAGCGAGGACACCCCCTTCCGGGATCCGACGTCGCTGCTGATCACCCCGGACCACTACATCACCCGGATGCTGCACGCCCACGGGGTGGCGCTGCGCGACCTGGGCGTGGGCCGCGGGCCGCTGGAGGACTCCGAGGCCCGCGCTGCCTTCCGCACGCTGTGCTCGCACTGGTCCGCCTACCGGGGCACCCCGGTGCGCTACTGGCTGGAGGAGGAGCTGGCCGGCATCTTCGGCGTGACCGTGCGGCCCAGCGCCGAGACGGCCGACACGATCTACGACCAGATCGCCGCACGGCTCGCCGAGCCGGGCTTCCGGCCCCGGGCCCTGATGGACGCCTTTGGCATCGAGGTGCTCGCCACCACCGACGACCCGTGTGACAGCCTCGACGAGCACGCGAGCCTGGCCGCCGACAGCACCTTCGCCCCCCGCGTGGTCCCGACCTTCCGGCCCGACAAGTACCTCGACGCGGCCCTGCCCACCTGGCGGGCGGACGTGGACCGGCTCGGCGAGGTCTCCGGGATCGACACCGGCACCTACTCCGGTTACCTCGCAGCACTGGAGGATCGCCGCCGCTACTTCATCTCCCGCGGTGCGGTCTCCGCGGACCACGGGGTGATCGACGCCGTCACGGTGATCCTCGACGCGGCCGAGGCGAGCCGGATCTTCGAGGCCGCCCGTGCGGGCACCGCCACCGAGGAGGAGACGACGGCGCTGCGCCGGCACATGCTCACCGAGATGGCGCGGATGTCCTGCGAGGACGGGCTGGTGATGACGATCCACCCGGGTGTGCGGCGCAACCACCACACGCCCACCTGGCAGGAGTACGGCCCCGACGTCGGCTGCGACATCCCCATCGCGATGGAGTACACCGACGCGTTGCGCCCGCTGCTGGAGGCCTACGGAACCCACCCGAACCTCACCCTGGTGCTGTTCACCATCGACGAGACGGTCTACTCCCGCGAGCTCGCCCCGCTGGCCGGCTTCTACCCCTCGGTCTACGTCGGGGTGCCGTGGTGGTTCATCGACGCCCCCGAGGCGATCCGCCGGTTCCGCTCCACGGTCACCGAGACAGCCGGCTTCTCCCGCACGTCCGGCTTCATCGACGACACCCGCGCCTTCTGCTCGATCCCGGCCCGGCACGACATGAGCCGCCGCCTCGACGCCGGCTACCTGTCCGAGCTGGTGGTCGAGCACCGCCTCGCCGAGGACGAGGCGTTCGAGGCCATCCGCGACCTGGTGGTCACCAATCCGCGGAAGGTCTTCCGGATCGGCGGTGAGTCCCGATGA
- a CDS encoding helix-turn-helix domain-containing protein has protein sequence MGEVDEVTHSLGVAGASWFDLRLAPDAVHFGVPSLSATIVLALDRPTDVGWAHEPGHHGYRVLVAGLHTRPSLVRTHGRQHGLQLALTPRGCRALLGLPIGAVSGHILELDDLPAAPLHDVLAPVRAAPAPLRPTALRAGLLAVAARLHRERPRPPRAEVVEAWRLLTTGHGGASVDDVARTVGWSRRHLSAQFAAEVGLRPKEVARIARLTAARALASAGQDLATVAATTGYADQSHLTREWTAAVGRPPARSLRAEFPNLQDLTPAHRTGSGP, from the coding sequence ATGGGTGAGGTGGACGAGGTGACCCACTCCCTCGGGGTGGCCGGCGCGTCCTGGTTCGACCTGCGGCTGGCTCCGGATGCGGTGCACTTCGGTGTGCCGAGCCTGTCCGCGACGATCGTCCTGGCCCTGGACCGGCCGACCGATGTCGGATGGGCGCACGAGCCGGGCCACCACGGGTACCGCGTCCTCGTCGCCGGCCTCCACACCCGGCCCTCGCTGGTGCGCACGCACGGCCGGCAGCACGGCCTGCAGCTGGCGCTGACACCCCGAGGCTGCCGCGCGCTGCTCGGTCTCCCGATCGGCGCCGTCAGCGGGCACATCCTCGAGCTCGACGACCTGCCCGCCGCACCGCTGCACGACGTGCTCGCACCCGTCCGGGCGGCGCCCGCGCCGCTCCGGCCCACCGCGCTGCGCGCGGGACTGCTCGCCGTGGCCGCGCGCCTGCACCGGGAGCGGCCACGACCGCCCCGTGCCGAGGTCGTCGAGGCCTGGCGGCTCCTCACCACCGGCCACGGGGGCGCGAGCGTCGACGACGTCGCTCGCACCGTGGGCTGGTCACGGCGGCACCTGAGCGCGCAGTTCGCCGCAGAGGTCGGCCTGCGACCGAAGGAGGTGGCCCGCATCGCCCGGCTGACGGCCGCGCGGGCGCTCGCGTCCGCGGGTCAGGATCTCGCCACCGTCGCGGCCACCACCGGGTACGCCGACCAGTCGCACCTGACGCGGGAGTGGACCGCCGCCGTCGGCCGCCCGCCCGCCCGGTCGCTGCGCGCCGAGTTCCCGAATCTTCAAGACCTCACCCCGGCACACCGGACAGGCTCAGGGCCATGA
- a CDS encoding VOC family protein: protein MTTLHMCFRARHAHAVIDFLEALGFTRSLVVDGPGGTVEHAELRWRETGAVMLGSIRDDGSALDRTAGHGAAYLVVSRDEEVDAWFARAVAAGGRPQQYPADQDFGGRSAAVLDPEGNYWACGSYAGATSG from the coding sequence ATGACCACGCTTCACATGTGTTTCCGCGCCCGCCATGCCCACGCCGTCATCGACTTCCTCGAGGCGCTCGGCTTCACCCGTAGTCTCGTCGTGGACGGGCCGGGCGGCACCGTCGAGCACGCCGAGCTGAGGTGGCGCGAGACCGGCGCCGTGATGCTCGGCAGCATCCGTGACGACGGCAGTGCGCTCGACCGGACCGCGGGGCACGGGGCGGCCTACCTCGTCGTCAGCCGCGACGAGGAGGTCGATGCCTGGTTCGCCCGCGCGGTCGCCGCCGGCGGGAGGCCGCAGCAGTACCCGGCCGATCAGGACTTCGGTGGCCGCAGCGCCGCCGTGCTCGACCCCGAGGGCAACTACTGGGCCTGCGGGTCCTACGCCGGTGCCACCTCAGGCTGA
- a CDS encoding GNAT family N-acetyltransferase has product MVKVRRAVRADVRAISELRVAGWRAAYPGLVPQEMLDRQDPVRETQRRGAAWESRTCDAELVAVDATGAVIGWAVAGPARDDEFAGAGELYALYAHPDHWSTGVGHVLMTAAEEVLRGAGYRRAYLLVLAGNTRAAGFYERHGWIEDGTEVHDERPHGVLVERRRVRDLSA; this is encoded by the coding sequence ATGGTCAAGGTCCGCCGCGCCGTCCGCGCCGATGTCCGCGCGATCAGTGAGCTGCGGGTGGCCGGGTGGCGCGCCGCCTATCCCGGCCTGGTGCCCCAGGAGATGCTCGACCGCCAGGATCCTGTGCGTGAGACCCAGCGCCGCGGAGCGGCGTGGGAGAGCCGCACCTGCGACGCCGAGCTGGTGGCCGTCGACGCCACCGGAGCGGTGATCGGGTGGGCGGTGGCCGGTCCCGCGCGCGACGACGAGTTCGCCGGTGCCGGCGAGCTCTACGCCCTCTACGCCCACCCCGATCACTGGTCCACCGGCGTCGGGCACGTGCTGATGACCGCGGCCGAGGAGGTCCTCCGGGGTGCCGGCTACCGGCGGGCCTACCTGCTGGTGCTGGCCGGCAACACCCGGGCGGCGGGATTCTACGAACGGCACGGCTGGATCGAGGACGGCACCGAGGTCCACGACGAGCGCCCGCACGGCGTGCTGGTGGAGCGCCGGCGGGTGCGGGACCTGTCAGCCTGA
- a CDS encoding LacI family DNA-binding transcriptional regulator produces the protein MVSEGERQQATTIYDVAAAAGVAPSTVSRAFSRPGRVRAETAERIRAVAAELGYRANPQARALSTTRTRMLALVLADVTNPVFAEVVRGAGRACDREEYTMLLAETEESAEKERAMIDRVQGSVDAIVLASSRMSDAAIRQIAKVEPLVVLNREVPGVPCVLVDFEPAMRRITEHLLELGHRQITYVAGPEASWADGMRWRGLRVATESLGLRLRRVGPVAPTVAGGRSARVDGTDGSTAVVTYNDMVAIGLVRQLTAAGVRVPEDVSVVGFDNTPVGELVTPALTTVAAPLRALGETGASNALALAAGARSRATEPVRLPTRLIVRASTGPASA, from the coding sequence GTGGTCAGCGAGGGTGAGCGCCAGCAGGCGACGACCATCTACGACGTGGCCGCCGCCGCCGGTGTGGCGCCCTCCACCGTCTCCCGGGCCTTCTCCCGGCCGGGCCGGGTGCGTGCCGAGACGGCCGAACGGATCCGCGCCGTCGCCGCCGAGCTGGGCTACCGGGCCAACCCGCAGGCGCGGGCGCTGAGCACCACCCGTACCCGGATGCTGGCGCTGGTGCTCGCCGATGTGACCAACCCCGTCTTCGCCGAGGTGGTCCGGGGAGCCGGGCGCGCGTGCGATCGGGAGGAGTACACGATGCTGCTCGCCGAGACCGAGGAGTCGGCCGAGAAGGAACGCGCGATGATCGACCGCGTCCAGGGTTCGGTGGATGCGATCGTGCTCGCGAGCTCGCGGATGTCCGACGCCGCGATCCGGCAGATCGCGAAGGTGGAGCCGCTGGTGGTGCTCAACCGGGAGGTCCCGGGCGTGCCGTGCGTGCTGGTCGACTTCGAGCCGGCGATGCGCCGCATCACCGAGCACCTCCTCGAGCTCGGGCACCGGCAGATCACCTACGTGGCCGGCCCGGAGGCCTCCTGGGCGGACGGGATGCGCTGGCGCGGGCTGCGGGTGGCCACCGAGAGCCTGGGACTGCGCCTGCGCCGCGTGGGCCCGGTCGCCCCGACGGTGGCCGGCGGCCGGTCGGCGAGGGTGGACGGGACCGACGGCTCCACGGCCGTGGTGACCTACAACGACATGGTGGCGATCGGCCTGGTCCGCCAGCTCACCGCCGCGGGCGTGCGGGTACCGGAGGACGTCAGCGTGGTCGGCTTCGACAACACCCCGGTGGGGGAGCTGGTGACCCCCGCCCTGACGACGGTGGCAGCCCCGCTGCGGGCGCTGGGGGAGACCGGCGCCTCCAACGCGCTGGCCCTCGCCGCCGGGGCCCGTTCGCGCGCCACCGAGCCGGTACGCCTGCCGACCCGGCTGATCGTGCGCGCCTCGACCGGCCCGGCGAGTGCCTGA
- a CDS encoding sugar phosphate isomerase/epimerase family protein, translating into MWTLSGFVDEIDPDFDTQVEVATGLGLTHIEFRSAWGTNVLALSDSELSRVADTLADAGLKVSALGSPIGKIGIGEEFPRHLDAMKHAADVAHRLQAPYIRLFSFFLHGADPAEVRSEVLRRMDALAAVGAAEGLVLLHENEKDIYGDIPQRCHDIVSSVDNDHLRLAWDAANFVQCGVRPFTDGYELLRPDTAYIQIKDALLADGTVVPAGQGDGEVAQTMRALAADGFDGFFSLEPHLSAVGTFGGFSGPAMFTEAHRAFTSLLDAEGISYQ; encoded by the coding sequence ATGTGGACTCTCTCCGGATTCGTCGACGAGATCGATCCCGACTTCGACACGCAGGTGGAGGTCGCCACCGGTCTCGGCCTCACGCACATCGAGTTCCGCAGCGCCTGGGGCACCAATGTGCTCGCGCTGAGCGACTCCGAGCTCTCCCGGGTGGCCGACACCCTGGCCGACGCCGGGCTGAAGGTCTCCGCTCTCGGGTCACCGATCGGCAAGATCGGCATCGGCGAGGAGTTCCCACGCCACCTGGACGCGATGAAGCATGCCGCCGACGTCGCCCACCGCCTGCAGGCGCCCTACATCCGCCTGTTCTCCTTCTTCCTCCACGGCGCGGACCCGGCCGAGGTCCGCAGTGAGGTGCTGCGCCGGATGGACGCCCTCGCCGCCGTCGGAGCCGCGGAGGGCCTGGTCCTGCTGCACGAGAACGAGAAGGACATCTACGGCGACATCCCCCAGCGCTGCCACGACATCGTCTCCTCGGTCGACAACGATCACCTGCGCCTGGCGTGGGACGCCGCGAACTTCGTCCAGTGCGGGGTGCGCCCCTTCACCGACGGCTACGAGCTGCTGCGCCCCGACACCGCCTACATCCAGATCAAGGACGCCCTCCTCGCCGACGGCACGGTCGTCCCGGCCGGCCAGGGTGACGGTGAGGTCGCCCAGACGATGCGCGCCCTGGCGGCCGACGGCTTCGACGGGTTCTTCTCCCTCGAACCCCACCTGAGCGCCGTCGGGACCTTCGGCGGGTTCTCCGGCCCGGCAATGTTCACCGAGGCGCACCGGGCGTTCACCTCGCTGCTGGACGCCGAGGGCATCTCCTACCAGTGA
- a CDS encoding Gfo/Idh/MocA family protein, producing the protein MTTAGLPEPTAATAAIVGCGDIAALHAEALTALGIEVAGVVDTDPGRAHALASGLGTRTFPDVPSLLATAGPSVVHVCTPHAEHAGVARQVLDGGAHLLLEKPVAHTLEQAEALTETAQAAQTRGVRSGVVYQNRYNRPNRRLHELITSGALGRVHGARAAVSWYRTPEYYADRPWRGTWAGAGGGVLMNQAIHTLDLLLWLLGPAAAVTGHAATHLLGEAIEVEDTAEILITHAGGARSLLHATNAYPLNAPVTLEVHGEIGSATMSGDLLVRWHDGRTETVPAAAPSASGRSYWGDSHRLLIADFYERLEEPEPFWIGLSDGAATVAAIAAVYDASPGLRSRPGAGPG; encoded by the coding sequence GTGACCACCGCCGGCCTCCCCGAGCCCACTGCCGCCACCGCCGCCATCGTCGGCTGCGGTGACATCGCCGCCCTGCACGCCGAGGCCCTGACCGCCCTGGGGATCGAGGTGGCCGGGGTGGTCGACACCGACCCCGGCCGCGCCCACGCCCTCGCCTCCGGGCTCGGCACCCGGACCTTCCCCGACGTACCGAGCCTGCTCGCCACGGCCGGGCCGAGCGTGGTGCACGTGTGCACCCCGCACGCCGAGCACGCGGGCGTCGCCCGCCAGGTCCTCGACGGCGGAGCCCACCTCCTGCTCGAGAAGCCGGTGGCGCACACCCTCGAGCAGGCCGAGGCACTCACCGAGACGGCGCAGGCCGCCCAGACCCGCGGCGTGCGGTCCGGGGTGGTGTACCAGAACCGCTACAACCGCCCCAACCGGCGCCTGCACGAGCTGATCACCTCCGGAGCGCTCGGGCGCGTGCACGGGGCGAGGGCCGCCGTCAGCTGGTACCGCACCCCGGAGTACTACGCCGACCGGCCCTGGCGCGGCACCTGGGCTGGCGCCGGCGGCGGGGTGCTGATGAACCAGGCGATCCACACCCTCGACCTGCTGCTGTGGCTGCTCGGCCCGGCGGCCGCCGTCACCGGGCACGCCGCCACCCACCTGCTCGGTGAGGCGATCGAGGTGGAGGACACCGCCGAGATCCTGATCACCCACGCCGGCGGGGCCCGCTCCCTGCTGCACGCCACCAACGCCTACCCGCTGAACGCACCGGTCACCCTCGAGGTGCACGGCGAGATCGGCTCCGCCACCATGTCCGGCGATCTGCTCGTGCGCTGGCACGACGGCCGCACCGAGACCGTGCCGGCGGCCGCCCCCAGTGCGAGCGGGCGCAGCTACTGGGGAGACTCCCACCGGCTGCTCATCGCCGACTTCTACGAGCGTCTCGAGGAGCCGGAACCGTTTTGGATCGGCCTCTCCGACGGCGCCGCGACCGTGGCCGCCATCGCGGCCGTCTACGACGCCTCCCCCGGCCTGAGGTCTCGGCCCGGCGCCGGCCCGGGGTGA
- the gndA gene encoding NADP-dependent phosphogluconate dehydrogenase has product MTSSAHVGVVGLAVMGRNLARNFANNGYTVAVYNRTQARTDDMISAHGREGSFVPASSVEEFVASLERPRRIVIMVQAGAGTDATIEALLPHLEEGDIVVDGGNAHYEHTRRREEALREKGLHFFGVGISGGEEGALNGPSIMPGGSKEGYEAIGPLLETIAADYDGTPCCTYIGPDGAGHFVKMVHNGIEYADMEFIAEAYDVLRAGGLSVAEISDTFREWNTGDLDSYLIEITSEVLDQTDEITGKALVDVIADSAGQKGTGRWTVQIALELGVPVNTIAESVFARSVSGHLDLRAAGREHLSGPAHSFTPQDKATLVEDVRQALWSAKVVAYAQGLHLIRSASEQYGWDIDVAAVASLWRAGCIIRARLLERIRSEYAAGQLPTLLAAPSIAAGLADASEGTRRVIGTAIAAGVPVPGFAAAVAYYDAVRAERLPAALIQGQRDFFGAHTYQRVDTEGTFHTEWSADRSQTRVD; this is encoded by the coding sequence ATGACCTCCTCCGCTCACGTCGGCGTCGTCGGCCTGGCCGTCATGGGACGCAACCTGGCCCGCAACTTCGCCAACAACGGCTACACGGTCGCGGTGTACAACCGCACCCAGGCCCGCACCGACGACATGATCTCCGCCCACGGCCGCGAGGGATCGTTCGTCCCCGCGAGCTCGGTGGAGGAGTTCGTGGCCAGCCTCGAGCGCCCTCGCCGGATCGTGATCATGGTGCAGGCCGGCGCCGGCACCGACGCCACCATCGAGGCCCTCCTGCCGCACCTGGAGGAGGGCGACATCGTCGTCGACGGCGGCAACGCCCACTACGAGCACACCCGCCGCCGGGAGGAGGCGCTGCGCGAGAAGGGCCTGCACTTCTTCGGCGTCGGGATCTCCGGCGGTGAGGAAGGTGCGCTGAATGGGCCCTCCATCATGCCCGGTGGATCCAAGGAGGGCTACGAGGCGATCGGCCCGCTGCTGGAGACCATCGCCGCCGACTACGACGGCACCCCGTGCTGCACCTACATCGGCCCCGACGGCGCCGGCCACTTCGTCAAGATGGTCCACAACGGCATCGAGTACGCCGACATGGAGTTCATCGCCGAGGCCTACGACGTGCTGCGGGCCGGTGGCCTGAGCGTGGCCGAGATCTCCGACACCTTCCGAGAGTGGAACACCGGCGACCTGGACTCGTACCTGATCGAGATCACCTCGGAGGTGCTGGACCAGACCGACGAGATCACCGGCAAGGCACTGGTGGACGTGATCGCCGACTCCGCCGGGCAGAAGGGCACCGGCCGGTGGACGGTGCAGATCGCCCTCGAGCTGGGCGTGCCGGTGAACACCATCGCCGAGTCAGTCTTCGCGCGGTCGGTCTCCGGGCACCTGGACCTGCGGGCCGCCGGCCGTGAGCACCTGAGCGGGCCGGCCCACTCCTTCACCCCGCAGGACAAGGCCACCCTGGTCGAGGACGTGCGGCAGGCTCTCTGGAGCGCGAAGGTCGTGGCCTACGCCCAGGGTCTGCACCTGATCCGCTCCGCCAGCGAGCAGTACGGCTGGGACATCGACGTGGCGGCCGTGGCCTCCCTGTGGCGTGCGGGCTGCATCATCCGGGCCCGCCTGCTCGAGCGCATCCGCTCCGAGTACGCCGCCGGCCAGCTGCCCACGCTGCTGGCCGCACCGAGCATCGCCGCCGGTCTGGCGGACGCCTCGGAGGGCACCCGCCGGGTGATCGGCACCGCCATCGCGGCCGGCGTGCCGGTGCCGGGCTTCGCGGCTGCCGTCGCCTACTACGACGCCGTCCGGGCCGAGCGGCTGCCGGCCGCCCTGATCCAGGGACAGCGGGACTTCTTCGGCGCTCACACCTACCAGCGGGTCGACACCGAGGGCACCTTCCACACCGAGTGGTCGGCGGACCGCTCCCAGACCCGGGTCGACTGA
- a CDS encoding asparagine synthase-related protein, translated as MNEPAPPPTAATASTPAVAFAAAVAGGRLDAGTLAVADRVRAILRGSGPLGVAYSGGVDSAALLALAVHELGTEQVVAVLGVSPSLAADERLAAHDVAAHIGARVVEVRTREGENPAYQRNALDRCFHCKDELFTRISEEVVTAHALASVAYGENADDAARPDRPGSRAATDHRVLRPLAEAGATKADVRAIARAFALPCADKPAAPCLASRIPHHQSVTPEKLAQVEQVEAGLRSLGFSDCRVRHHGEVARLELVESELERACSPQIRAEIHRLARDAGFGFAAIDVRGIQSGAFSLSLLGVREGAR; from the coding sequence ATGAACGAACCGGCACCTCCCCCGACGGCGGCCACGGCGAGCACCCCTGCGGTGGCGTTCGCGGCCGCCGTCGCGGGGGGCCGGCTGGACGCCGGGACGCTTGCGGTGGCCGACCGGGTCCGGGCGATCCTGCGCGGCAGCGGCCCGCTCGGCGTGGCCTACTCCGGCGGCGTGGACTCGGCCGCGCTGCTGGCCCTGGCCGTGCACGAGCTCGGCACCGAGCAGGTGGTGGCCGTGCTGGGTGTCTCCCCCAGCCTGGCCGCCGACGAACGACTCGCCGCGCACGACGTGGCCGCGCACATCGGCGCCCGGGTGGTCGAGGTGCGCACCCGCGAGGGTGAGAACCCCGCCTACCAGCGCAACGCGCTGGACCGGTGCTTCCACTGCAAGGACGAGCTGTTCACCCGGATCTCCGAGGAGGTCGTCACCGCCCACGCGCTGGCGAGCGTGGCCTACGGCGAGAACGCCGACGACGCCGCCCGCCCCGACCGGCCGGGCTCGCGGGCCGCGACGGACCACCGCGTCCTGCGCCCGCTCGCCGAGGCCGGCGCCACCAAGGCCGACGTCCGGGCGATCGCGCGGGCCTTCGCGCTGCCGTGCGCGGACAAGCCCGCGGCCCCGTGCCTGGCCTCCCGGATCCCGCACCACCAGAGCGTCACCCCCGAGAAGCTGGCGCAGGTGGAGCAGGTGGAGGCCGGCCTGCGGTCCCTCGGTTTCAGCGACTGCCGGGTGCGCCACCACGGCGAGGTCGCGCGCCTCGAGCTCGTCGAGTCCGAGCTGGAGCGGGCGTGCAGCCCGCAGATACGTGCGGAGATCCACCGGCTGGCACGTGATGCCGGGTTCGGCTTCGCGGCCATCGATGTCCGGGGCATCCAGTCCGGGGCGTTCTCACTGAGCCTGCTCGGTGTGCGCGAGGGCGCCAGGTGA
- the larB gene encoding nickel pincer cofactor biosynthesis protein LarB has protein sequence MSTSPGPEGPQPGDPLPESLAALAGVAELDGDRMARRGYPEAIYCAGKSPDQVAAIAARIRATAVPGTSGTALFTRASREHAEAVLLALPDAADHPDAQLLAWPPTPPEPTGGRVLVITAGTSDLPVAREAELTATYLGRATTLIADVGVAGLHRIVARVPELRQADAIVVAAGMDGALPSVVAGLVEVPVVALPTSVGYGAAFGGIAPLLTMLNACAPGVAVVNIDNGYGAGHLAAQISR, from the coding sequence GTGAGCACATCCCCCGGCCCGGAGGGCCCCCAGCCGGGCGACCCGCTGCCCGAGTCACTGGCCGCACTGGCCGGTGTGGCCGAGCTGGACGGGGACCGGATGGCGCGTCGCGGCTATCCGGAGGCCATCTATTGCGCCGGCAAGAGCCCCGACCAGGTCGCCGCGATCGCGGCTCGGATCCGCGCCACCGCTGTCCCCGGGACCTCGGGTACCGCCCTGTTCACCCGCGCCTCGCGGGAGCATGCCGAGGCGGTGCTGCTCGCGCTGCCCGACGCCGCCGATCACCCCGACGCCCAGCTCCTGGCCTGGCCTCCCACGCCGCCGGAACCGACCGGAGGGCGGGTGCTGGTGATCACCGCCGGCACCTCCGACCTGCCGGTGGCGCGCGAGGCCGAGCTGACCGCCACCTATCTGGGGCGGGCCACCACCCTGATCGCCGACGTCGGGGTGGCCGGGCTGCACCGCATCGTGGCGCGCGTGCCCGAGCTGCGGCAGGCCGACGCCATCGTCGTGGCAGCCGGGATGGACGGCGCCCTGCCGAGCGTGGTGGCCGGGCTGGTGGAGGTTCCCGTGGTCGCGCTGCCCACCTCGGTCGGCTACGGGGCCGCCTTCGGTGGCATCGCCCCGCTGCTGACGATGCTCAACGCGTGCGCGCCCGGCGTGGCGGTGGTCAACATCGACAACGGCTACGGAGCCGGCCACCTCGCCGCCCAGATCTCACGCTAG
- a CDS encoding hemolysin family protein — protein MTEIAFLVLAMVLVAGCGAFVAAEFAFVTVNRSQVEAEAAAGDRGATKVLAALRTLSTQLSGAQLGITVTNLGIGYLAEPSIARLLQGPLGTAGLSETATRSVSLTVAMLLATAVTMIVGELIPKNLAIAQPLRTAKAVVGFQRGFTWVNTWPIRFFNGTANRILRLMGIEPQEELASARSAEELSALVRHSAREGVLPEDTAELIERSLAFGDRRARDAMTPLSQVVSLRPEDSLTDLITAAKTSGHSRFPVIEVVQDNGHTESRVVGLAHVRGALAIPFDRRDRVPVSQVLTEASLVPDSLELDTLMDDLRGGGLQMAVLIDEFGSPAGLVTLEDLVEEIVGEVRDEHDADEPGAVAESDGSWTIPGLMRVDEVSELIAAEMPEDEAYDTVGGLLADELERLPEPGDRVELTVDRQEEEGRVLVTIEVVELDGHRVDTVRVRLDAVDPESTEDHPGRADSTTESAEAER, from the coding sequence ATGACCGAGATCGCGTTCCTCGTCCTGGCGATGGTGCTGGTGGCGGGGTGCGGCGCGTTCGTCGCCGCGGAGTTCGCCTTCGTCACCGTCAACCGGTCCCAGGTGGAGGCCGAGGCCGCTGCCGGTGACCGCGGAGCGACCAAGGTGCTGGCGGCACTGCGCACGCTCTCCACCCAGCTCTCCGGTGCCCAGCTGGGTATCACCGTGACCAACCTCGGCATCGGCTACCTGGCCGAACCCTCGATCGCGCGGCTGCTGCAGGGCCCGCTCGGGACGGCCGGGCTGAGCGAGACCGCCACCCGCTCGGTCTCGCTGACGGTGGCGATGCTGCTCGCCACGGCGGTGACGATGATCGTGGGTGAGCTGATCCCCAAGAACCTCGCCATCGCTCAGCCGCTGCGCACGGCCAAGGCCGTCGTGGGTTTCCAGCGCGGCTTCACCTGGGTCAACACCTGGCCCATCCGGTTCTTCAACGGCACCGCCAACCGCATCCTGCGGCTGATGGGGATCGAACCGCAGGAGGAGCTCGCCTCCGCTCGATCCGCCGAGGAGCTCTCGGCCCTGGTCCGTCACTCCGCCCGTGAGGGTGTCCTCCCGGAGGACACCGCCGAGCTGATCGAACGCTCGCTCGCCTTCGGCGACCGGCGCGCCCGGGACGCGATGACACCGCTCTCACAGGTGGTGAGCCTGCGCCCGGAGGACTCCCTGACGGATCTGATCACCGCAGCCAAGACCTCCGGCCACTCCCGCTTCCCGGTGATCGAGGTGGTCCAGGACAACGGGCACACCGAGTCCCGCGTGGTGGGGCTGGCGCATGTGCGGGGGGCCCTCGCGATCCCGTTCGACCGACGTGACCGCGTGCCCGTCTCCCAGGTGCTCACCGAGGCCAGCCTCGTGCCGGACTCCCTCGAGCTGGACACCCTGATGGACGACCTGCGCGGCGGTGGCCTGCAGATGGCCGTCCTCATCGACGAGTTCGGCTCCCCCGCCGGACTGGTGACGCTCGAGGACCTGGTGGAGGAGATCGTCGGGGAGGTCCGCGACGAGCACGACGCCGACGAGCCCGGGGCGGTCGCCGAGAGCGACGGCTCCTGGACGATCCCCGGGCTGATGCGCGTGGATGAGGTCAGTGAGCTCATCGCCGCCGAGATGCCCGAGGACGAGGCCTACGACACCGTCGGCGGGCTGCTGGCCGACGAGCTGGAACGGCTGCCCGAACCGGGCGACAGGGTCGAGCTGACCGTGGACCGGCAGGAGGAGGAGGGTCGCGTGCTCGTCACGATCGAGGTGGTCGAGCTGGACGGGCACCGTGTCGACACCGTCCGCGTCCGGCTGGACGCTGTCGATCCGGAGAGCACCGAGGACCATCCGGGTCGCGCGGACAGCACCACCGAGTCCGCGGAGGCCGAGCGATGA